A genomic stretch from Eubacterium sulci ATCC 35585 includes:
- the groEL gene encoding molecular chaperone GroEL (60 kDa chaperone family; promotes refolding of misfolded polypeptides especially under stressful conditions; forms two stacked rings of heptamers to form a barrel-shaped 14mer; ends can be capped by GroES; misfolded proteins enter the barrel where they are refolded when GroES binds; many bacteria have multiple copies of the groEL gene which are active under different environmental conditions; the B.japonicum protein in this cluster is expressed constitutively; in Rhodobacter, Corynebacterium and Rhizobium this protein is essential for growth), whose translation MAKDIFYGEEVRRKLQAGVDKLANTVKITLGPKGRNVLINKSFGSPLITNDGVTIARDIDLEDGTENMGAQLVKEVATKTNDIAGDGTTTATLLAQIIIREGFKNVAAGANPMVLRKGIEGAVAKAVENIEANAKKVETKESIAQVASVSAADEKIGDLIAEAMEKVGKDGVITVEESRSLGTSLDVVEGMQFDRGYLSAYMVTDSDKMEAVIENPYILLTDKKISNIQELLPLLEQVVKQGRKLMIIAEDVEGEALATLVINKLKGIIDVLAVKAPGFGDRRKAMMEDIAILTGGTVVSEEVGYDLKEATLDLLGTATTVKVDKDKTVIVGGNGDKEEIAARIASIKKLIEESDSEFDKEKLQERLAKLSGGVAVVKVGAATETELKERKLRIEDALNATKAAVEEGIVAGGGTALADTIPAVREYAETLEGDERTGARIIVRALEEPVRQIAENAGFEGSVVIAAVMAEKVGVGFNAATEKYVDMIADGIVDPAKVTRSALQNAASASAMLLTTEAGIVDIKEDNDPAAMAPGMGGMGMM comes from the coding sequence ATGGCAAAGGATATTTTTTATGGTGAAGAGGTCAGAAGAAAACTTCAGGCTGGCGTTGATAAATTAGCAAACACAGTTAAGATTACACTAGGACCTAAGGGCAGAAACGTTCTTATTAACAAGTCCTTTGGTTCACCGCTTATTACAAATGATGGTGTAACAATTGCAAGAGATATAGATCTAGAGGATGGCACAGAGAACATGGGTGCTCAGCTAGTTAAGGAAGTCGCTACTAAGACAAACGATATTGCTGGTGACGGAACAACTACAGCTACTCTTCTAGCGCAGATCATTATTAGAGAAGGATTCAAGAATGTAGCAGCAGGTGCAAACCCAATGGTCCTAAGAAAGGGAATCGAGGGTGCAGTTGCAAAGGCTGTTGAGAATATCGAGGCTAATGCAAAGAAGGTTGAGACTAAGGAGAGCATAGCTCAGGTAGCCTCAGTTTCAGCTGCTGATGAGAAAATCGGTGACCTTATTGCAGAAGCTATGGAGAAGGTTGGCAAGGACGGCGTTATCACAGTTGAGGAGTCAAGATCACTTGGAACTAGCCTTGACGTTGTAGAAGGTATGCAGTTTGATAGAGGATATCTATCAGCTTACATGGTTACAGATTCAGACAAGATGGAGGCTGTAATCGAGAACCCTTACATCCTTCTTACAGATAAGAAGATTTCAAATATCCAGGAGCTACTTCCACTGCTAGAGCAGGTAGTTAAGCAGGGAAGAAAGCTTATGATCATAGCTGAGGATGTTGAGGGCGAGGCTCTTGCAACACTAGTTATCAACAAGCTCAAGGGAATCATCGATGTGCTTGCAGTTAAGGCACCAGGCTTCGGTGACAGAAGAAAGGCTATGATGGAGGATATTGCTATCCTAACAGGCGGTACAGTTGTAAGTGAAGAGGTTGGTTATGACCTTAAGGAGGCTACACTTGACCTTCTTGGAACAGCAACAACTGTAAAGGTTGATAAGGATAAGACAGTTATCGTTGGAGGTAACGGCGATAAGGAAGAAATCGCAGCTCGCATTGCATCAATCAAGAAGCTTATCGAGGAGAGCGATTCAGAATTCGATAAGGAGAAGCTACAGGAGAGACTTGCTAAGCTTTCAGGTGGTGTTGCAGTTGTTAAGGTTGGTGCAGCTACAGAGACAGAGCTAAAGGAAAGAAAGCTCAGAATCGAAGATGCGCTTAACGCAACTAAGGCTGCTGTTGAAGAAGGTATCGTAGCTGGTGGTGGTACTGCGCTTGCAGATACAATTCCAGCAGTTCGTGAATACGCTGAGACACTAGAGGGCGACGAGAGAACAGGTGCGAGAATTATTGTAAGAGCTCTTGAGGAGCCTGTTAGACAGATAGCTGAAAACGCTGGCTTTGAGGGCAGCGTAGTTATCGCAGCTGTAATGGCTGAGAAGGTAGGCGTAGGATTTAACGCAGCTACTGAGAAGTATGTGGATATGATTGCAGATGGAATCGTCGACCCAGCTAAGGTAACAAGATCTGCACTTCAGAACGCTGCTTCAGCTTCAGCTATGCTTCTCACAACAGAGGCTGGTATTGTAGATATCAAGGAGGATAATGATCCAGCAGCTATGGCACCAGGTATGGGTGGCATGGGCATGATGTAA
- a CDS encoding REX family transcriptional regulator has translation MKNAKISNAVINRLPRYRRYLIELEKKGVEKISSKEFSNLIGYTASQIRQDLNNFGGFGQQGYGYSIEVLRSEIDAILGLDKEYRMVIIGAGNLGNAITKYTHTFKRGFKLCGVFEIRKDLIGSDLDGTEIYDFENIVEFVEKESIDIGIICVNRENAQEVADKLTFAGVSGIWNFARIDIEVPRHVAVENVQLSDSLHSLAYHMNDIKKKEAKEASKNNK, from the coding sequence ATGAAGAACGCAAAGATTTCAAATGCAGTTATCAACAGATTACCGCGATATAGAAGATATCTTATCGAACTGGAGAAGAAGGGTGTAGAGAAAATCTCATCTAAGGAATTCAGTAATCTCATCGGCTATACTGCCTCACAGATAAGGCAGGATTTGAACAATTTTGGCGGTTTTGGTCAGCAAGGCTACGGATATAGCATAGAGGTGCTAAGAAGCGAAATAGATGCCATTTTGGGACTTGATAAGGAGTACCGCATGGTTATCATAGGTGCTGGTAACCTCGGTAATGCCATCACTAAATATACTCATACGTTTAAGCGTGGCTTCAAGCTTTGCGGTGTTTTTGAGATACGCAAAGATTTGATAGGAAGCGATCTAGATGGAACAGAAATCTACGACTTCGAAAACATAGTTGAATTTGTCGAAAAGGAAAGTATAGATATAGGAATTATCTGCGTAAACCGTGAGAACGCTCAGGAGGTTGCAGATAAGCTTACTTTTGCTGGTGTTAGCGGAATTTGGAATTTTGCGCGCATCGATATTGAGGTGCCAAGACACGTTGCAGTAGAGAACGTGCAGCTTTCAGACAGCCTTCATTCTCTAGCATATCATATGAACGATATTAAGAAGAAGGAAGCAAAGGAAGCTAGCAAGAATAATAAGTAA
- a CDS encoding molecular chaperone GroES yields MSVGIKPLGTRVLIKKLEAEEKTSGGIILTSAAKEQPQMAEVLEVGPGTKDEPMELKAGDKVIFAKYAGTDVKFDGQEYTLMNQSDILAIVK; encoded by the coding sequence ATGAGTGTAGGAATTAAGCCACTAGGCACAAGAGTTTTGATTAAGAAGCTCGAGGCAGAGGAGAAGACTTCAGGTGGAATCATTTTGACAAGCGCAGCTAAGGAGCAGCCACAGATGGCTGAGGTTTTAGAGGTAGGTCCTGGAACTAAGGATGAGCCAATGGAACTCAAGGCTGGGGATAAAGTTATCTTTGCGAAGTACGCAGGTACAGATGTTAAGTTTGATGGGCAAGAGTACACTCTTATGAACCAGTCAGACATTTTAGCAATCGTAAAATAA
- a CDS encoding ABC transporter ATP-binding protein, producing MIILSASDICKSYGTEVILENISFHINAGDRVGIVGANGAGKSTLLNIISGQMKADSGNCFVGKDTTIGYLRQRDNFDDDLTVIEEVNNIFTDMVAMEEEILHLNEEIAKETNPDAAKPLWNRLNALQHEFEIKGGYTYKSEISGVLTSMAFGEEYYNQSTGSLSGGERTRLALACLLLRKPDILFLDEPTNHLDIGTLKWLEQYLKAYKGTIVVISHDRYFLDQTVNHIFEIHNHHIDCYSGNYSEYMVKKHATRDAQLKAYENQQTKIKREEDLIRRFKERGTEKLAKRAASREKRLAHLDLIDRPESEKKPIKVDFNQNLKSGNDVLFAENLAAGYDNRRLFEHASFDVKRGEKICVVGANGVGKSTLLKIIMEELTPKDGFLKIGHNVEIGYYDQGQQLLDDSLTVMDEIHNTFRGYTDGEVRGLLGRFLFTDDMVFRNVGSLSGGEKARLALLKLMLSGSNLLLLDEPTNHLDIESKEAFEEALMDYPGTVITVTHDRYFLNRIPDRIFELEPNGIKNYLGKYDYYMEKKAEIESSKAYLRNILNGDEERVAKAGTLSSAQERELKKKKEAEDRRRAREKERLENLIETLEARISDMEAKMCEPEYLSDHVKLAEVSKKLSDMKTELDDTYDKWAEL from the coding sequence ATGATAATATTATCGGCTTCTGATATTTGTAAGAGCTACGGAACAGAAGTAATATTAGAGAACATTTCATTTCATATAAACGCAGGAGACAGGGTCGGAATTGTTGGTGCAAATGGCGCCGGAAAGTCGACTCTGCTTAACATAATTTCAGGCCAGATGAAGGCTGATTCAGGAAACTGCTTTGTCGGAAAGGATACTACAATCGGTTATCTCAGGCAGAGAGATAACTTTGATGATGACCTCACAGTTATAGAGGAAGTAAATAATATCTTCACCGATATGGTTGCTATGGAAGAAGAAATTCTACACTTGAACGAAGAGATTGCTAAGGAAACAAATCCCGATGCAGCAAAGCCTCTTTGGAACAGACTTAACGCACTTCAGCACGAGTTTGAAATCAAAGGTGGCTACACATATAAGAGCGAAATCTCAGGTGTACTTACGAGCATGGCTTTTGGTGAAGAATATTATAATCAAAGTACTGGCTCGCTTTCTGGCGGTGAGAGAACAAGGCTTGCGCTCGCATGTCTTTTGCTTAGAAAGCCTGATATACTTTTTCTCGATGAGCCAACAAACCACTTAGACATTGGAACACTAAAGTGGCTAGAGCAGTATTTAAAGGCGTATAAGGGAACTATAGTTGTCATATCCCATGACAGATACTTCCTAGATCAGACAGTAAATCATATATTTGAGATTCACAATCATCATATAGATTGCTATAGCGGTAATTACTCTGAGTACATGGTAAAAAAACATGCGACAAGAGATGCTCAGCTCAAGGCTTATGAGAACCAGCAGACAAAGATAAAACGAGAAGAGGATTTAATTAGAAGATTTAAGGAGCGCGGTACTGAGAAATTAGCAAAGAGAGCTGCTTCAAGAGAAAAAAGACTCGCTCATCTTGATTTAATCGATAGACCTGAGAGCGAAAAAAAGCCAATTAAGGTCGATTTCAATCAAAATCTGAAAAGTGGTAACGATGTTCTCTTTGCAGAAAATTTAGCCGCAGGATATGACAATAGAAGGCTTTTTGAACATGCTAGCTTTGATGTTAAGCGTGGCGAAAAAATCTGTGTGGTTGGAGCTAATGGTGTTGGAAAATCAACACTTCTAAAAATAATAATGGAGGAGCTTACACCAAAAGACGGATTCCTTAAGATAGGTCATAACGTTGAAATAGGCTACTACGACCAGGGCCAGCAGCTTCTTGATGATAGTCTCACTGTGATGGATGAAATTCACAATACATTCAGGGGATATACGGATGGTGAGGTCAGAGGCCTTCTCGGAAGATTCCTATTTACCGATGACATGGTTTTCAGAAATGTAGGCTCGCTTTCTGGTGGTGAGAAGGCAAGACTAGCGCTGCTAAAACTCATGCTTTCAGGATCAAATCTTTTGCTCCTTGACGAACCGACAAACCATCTTGATATAGAGTCTAAAGAGGCCTTTGAGGAGGCTTTGATGGACTATCCTGGAACGGTTATTACAGTAACTCACGACAGATATTTTCTGAATAGAATTCCTGATAGAATCTTTGAACTAGAGCCAAATGGCATCAAAAACTATCTTGGCAAGTACGACTACTATATGGAGAAAAAGGCTGAGATTGAGTCATCAAAGGCGTATCTCAGAAACATACTTAACGGCGATGAAGAAAGAGTTGCAAAGGCAGGTACTTTGAGCTCTGCGCAGGAGCGCGAGCTAAAGAAGAAGAAGGAAGCCGAAGATAGGCGTAGAGCTAGGGAAAAGGAAAGATTAGAGAATCTGATAGAGACTCTAGAAGCCCGTATTTCGGATATGGAAGCGAAAATGTGCGAGCCTGAATACCTAAGTGACCATGTAAAGCTAGCCGAAGTGAGCAAGAAGCTTAGCGACATGAAGACAGAGCTTGACGATACATATGACAAGTGGGCTGAACTATAA
- a CDS encoding O-sialoglycoprotein endopeptidase, which produces MPRNISCKGDKFLTLSIESSCDETAAAVLANGRELLSNVISTQIETHKLYGGVVPEIASRQHLMNINSVIAKALDDAGVRISDIDLIAVTYGPGLIGALVIGVAAAKVLALANDIPLVGVNHMHGHISSNYISYPELEPPFVSLVISGGHTNLINVKDYTSFEVIGSTRDDAVGEAYDKVARVIGLGYPGGPKIDNLAKEGDPEAIHFKRVYLDKDSLDFSFSGIKTAVLNYVNTERQANRELDISNIAAGFQEAIVDVLVDKSMQAVRQYGDGRLVLAGGVAANSRIREAVAKRCEEEGIELFLPEKKLCTDNAAMIACAGYYKYLKCGADSLRLDATANLPF; this is translated from the coding sequence ATGCCTAGGAATATTAGCTGTAAGGGCGATAAATTTTTGACATTATCCATAGAATCAAGTTGCGATGAGACGGCTGCGGCAGTGCTTGCAAATGGTAGAGAACTTCTATCAAATGTAATCAGCACTCAGATAGAGACTCATAAGCTCTACGGTGGTGTTGTTCCAGAGATTGCCTCACGACAGCATTTGATGAACATAAATAGTGTTATTGCAAAGGCACTTGATGATGCAGGCGTTAGGATTTCTGATATAGATTTGATAGCTGTAACCTATGGCCCTGGCCTTATAGGAGCGCTGGTTATAGGTGTTGCAGCAGCTAAGGTGCTTGCACTTGCTAACGATATCCCCCTCGTAGGAGTTAATCACATGCATGGGCATATCAGCAGCAACTATATAAGTTATCCAGAGCTTGAGCCTCCTTTTGTTAGTCTTGTTATCTCAGGTGGACATACTAACTTGATAAATGTAAAGGATTACACAAGCTTTGAGGTCATAGGTAGCACGAGAGATGATGCTGTTGGAGAAGCCTATGATAAGGTTGCAAGAGTAATTGGACTTGGTTATCCTGGAGGCCCTAAAATCGACAATTTGGCTAAGGAAGGTGATCCTGAGGCAATTCACTTTAAGAGGGTATACCTAGATAAAGATAGTCTTGATTTTAGCTTCAGCGGTATCAAAACTGCTGTGCTAAACTACGTAAATACAGAAAGACAAGCAAATAGAGAACTAGATATAAGCAATATCGCAGCAGGTTTTCAGGAAGCTATCGTAGATGTACTTGTTGATAAAAGCATGCAGGCGGTTAGGCAGTACGGTGATGGGAGGCTTGTGCTTGCAGGTGGTGTTGCAGCAAACAGTAGAATAAGGGAGGCGGTTGCAAAGCGCTGCGAGGAAGAAGGAATTGAACTTTTCCTTCCAGAAAAGAAGCTTTGCACAGATAATGCAGCTATGATAGCATGCGCAGGCTACTATAAGTACCTAAAGTGCGGAGCAGATTCACTTCGCCTAGATGCTACAGCAAACCTGCCTTTCTAA
- a CDS encoding acyl carrier protein — MVFDKVRDIIVDQLSVDESMVAMDTNLMKDLEADSLDAVEIIMAIEEEYGIEIPDEEAEKFQVVGDLVRYVEEQTE, encoded by the coding sequence ATGGTTTTTGACAAGGTAAGAGACATAATCGTAGATCAGCTAAGTGTAGATGAATCAATGGTAGCAATGGATACAAATTTGATGAAGGACCTTGAGGCTGATTCTCTTGATGCAGTAGAAATTATAATGGCTATCGAGGAAGAATACGGAATCGAAATTCCTGACGAAGAGGCGGAGAAGTTCCAGGTAGTCGGTGATCTAGTAAGATACGTAGAAGAACAGACAGAGTAA
- a CDS encoding ATPase, whose product MEYVIRGERETEEFGSALAEKLEAGDVLALIGDLGTGKTTLTKSIAKGLGIEEMITSPTFTIVSEYFSGRLPLFHFDVYRLSGEDEAFEAGLEEYFDRGGICVIEWADIIEGLLPENTKYIFLEYGKAEGERVYKCSF is encoded by the coding sequence ATAGAATATGTAATTCGTGGGGAAAGGGAAACTGAGGAGTTTGGATCTGCTTTGGCCGAGAAACTAGAGGCCGGCGATGTTCTTGCTCTTATCGGTGACCTTGGCACCGGAAAGACAACTTTAACGAAATCAATAGCAAAGGGGCTTGGCATCGAGGAGATGATTACAAGCCCTACTTTTACTATTGTGAGCGAGTATTTTAGTGGAAGACTTCCTCTATTTCATTTTGATGTGTATAGGCTCAGTGGAGAGGATGAGGCCTTTGAGGCTGGGCTTGAGGAGTACTTTGATAGAGGTGGCATCTGCGTTATAGAATGGGCTGACATCATAGAGGGGCTCTTACCAGAGAACACAAAGTACATATTTCTAGAGTATGGTAAAGCCGAAGGAGAAAGGGTTTACAAATGTTCATTTTAG
- a CDS encoding nitrogen fixation protein NifU, protein MEKKVEAVLDQIRPILQRDGGDIELAGITEDNVVQVRLKGHCAGCPGARMTLSNIVQQVLMSSIPEVKGVVAID, encoded by the coding sequence ATGGAAAAGAAGGTAGAAGCAGTACTTGATCAGATTAGACCGATTTTACAGAGAGATGGCGGAGACATCGAGCTTGCAGGAATTACAGAGGACAATGTAGTACAGGTTAGACTTAAGGGGCACTGTGCAGGATGCCCTGGTGCAAGAATGACACTTTCAAATATAGTGCAGCAGGTTTTGATGAGCAGCATACCTGAGGTTAAGGGAGTAGTGGCTATTGACTAA
- a CDS encoding ferredoxin, producing MAYKISDACISCGACAADCPVEAITEGSSQYEIDGDKCIDCGTCAEVCPVDAPAAE from the coding sequence ATGGCTTACAAAATTTCAGATGCTTGCATCAGCTGTGGTGCTTGTGCAGCAGATTGCCCAGTAGAAGCTATCACAGAAGGCAGCAGCCAGTACGAAATCGATGGAGATAAGTGCATCGATTGCGGAACATGCGCTGAGGTTTGCCCTGTAGACGCTCCAGCTGCTGAGTAG